The Glycine soja cultivar W05 chromosome 15, ASM419377v2, whole genome shotgun sequence region aagaaattcaataaacaataataaatatttacaattttgctcCTTCATACTGCCACACCGTTCTTCATGTTTGTCGTCATTTTACACAAGAATATATGCTAATGAAATAAGATTCACTTTCGGCCTTAATTAAAAGTCTTTTTAGCAAATATTGAGACATTCAATCAGCAATAAGAAAGATTTGAAATTTTGttcctttcttctctctctctctctctctttttcaagCAAAATAGCCTACACAACTAGTTAAATGGTTGCTACCATTCCAACCAGGTTGACACCCCATCAACCATTAGCAAAAAGTTGCACAGATGAATCCATATATTAATTAAGGAATAAagaaaatcatacaaaaaaacCATAGGAGACATGAAACCAAACCCATGGGAGAGAGGAGCGAAATATCTAAACCTGTAATAGGGAAGAGTTTGTCTATCATGTACAAAAGGAATTGTAATGATGGAAGGGATGAAATCCCACCAACCAAAAGTATCTAAAGTAGTATCGTGAGAGACCAATTTATCTGCACAACCATTATCCTCACGATAAATGTGATATACAATGAAGttcataaacaaaaatgtatgggAATGGATAAAATATTAACCTTCATCCTTAATTAAAAGACTCTTAACTCATGGCGAGGTTagacttaattttattttcttccttgaAGTATTATAATAGTGATTTTCTATTTAACTAAATTTctgaatagatgtgaattaatGGAAAGAGTTTTATATTTAAAGATGAAAGataatattagaataaaatttccaatcaaattaAGGCATCACAATTacatatgatatttattttatgtaaataaaattaaaaatgtttgaattttgattttatattatttttaccatACTTTTATGTATTGTATGTGATATATGAAAAAGTAGGCTTAAATGATTTTGCTTTtacttcataaaaaaatgttttaaaaaatacaaaatatataaataaaattaaaatttcaataatccTATTCATATTCCAGCCaataacatcaaaattaaaGGGGTACTACGATAAGAAGTGagatatacaattttttttctctaaaaaaactgttattattttttttaactattttttttaaataaagattgagacatgaatttttcaactaatccacaaaataaaaatttgtgagATAtacgattttattatttttaataaattttaattaataaaacattatatttaaaagtGTGTAAAGTAAGAGTGTAACATTTCTTTCTCCTCTAACCTCTTCTTTAATCAATGGCAATAAATTGTTAATATGTAACCATTACTCACTCCTTTGACCTTAAAACAGGCCCCCCCTCATTGGCACATAACTTTTTGCAAGTACAAACTAAAAAGCACCAAAAGTGGGTAAATGGTCACAGGTTTTGGGTTGTTGTGTCTTTTGAAAGACTGCAGAAGAAAACAGTAGGAAACCCACGTTCCTGTTTAACAACCCAACCGTCCCACTACTATGCCTCACGAGTTATGCCACTACGAAACATTATCTTCCACTTTgagtttttttcctttctattttatttctatcttcTACAAACTATAGTAAAAACCTTAACCAAATCAAAAGGAGGATAATCACCTTGCCTAAAAAGCAAATGATGAAGTGGGTAGGAAGAAAACACTCTtcagcatcttcttcttcttcttctagctCTTCTTTCATTTCTCATGCATCTCCTTTCTCTTGGTTGTCCAAGTTGAAACACATGAGAATCAACTCAGAGCCTGCTGCTGGAAAAATGAAGCACAAGGCCAAGCAGAGTGGTTCACCATAGTATTCTTGTGAGTATGGTGATTTCTGTAGACAACCATTTAATGAAGAGAGTTATGAGGataagaagaatgaagataTTGGTGATGATGTCATTCCCTCCTCAACCTCAAGTTGCCTTGGTGTTAGAAGGGATGCTAAGAAACATGGAAAGAGAGAAGGCACACTCAAGTTAAAGGAGAAGGATAATATTGGTCTTGGAGAAGAAAGGAAGTTGCTGAATGATGGGAAGGTTTCAAAGGAGAAGGATGAGTACAATAGagaaaaggaatatgaaaaCTTAAGGAGGAGATTTgagaggaaagcaaagaaagTTTTTCAAGAGCAACTCTTGACATTAGGAAGAGAAGTAGAGGAAGTTGAGTTTGGATCCAGTAAAATAGTGGAAAAAGATGTGTTGCAATCTGAATCACCTAGAACAATTTGCACCCCAAGTACACATGCTTTTTCCTCTTCAGCAGTTTCAAAGAATTCTATACTTGGAAATATTATAGAAGAGATTGAGAAAACTGAGAGGCCATCTCACAAGAAAATGAGTTCTGAGAGGCAGAACTTGAAACAATCTGAGGAGTTGAAGGTAAAGACTAACAGGCAGAAGCAACCACATCATCTTCCTCCCAGCAGAGAACTTAAGAGGAGGAAACAAAAGCCAAGCTCTAGGGTCAAAATACATTCTCCAAGAATGGTTTCCAAGGTTGAAATCTGCAAAATAAAGGCTCTAGAAGACATGAAGAAAGCAAAACTAAAGatgaagaaagaaagggagGAAATTGTAGAGGAAACAGAAACATCGGGATTAGAAAGCTTTGCTATGATTAAGTCTTCATTGGATCCAAAGCAAGATTTCAGTGATTCAATGACTGAGATGATCACGGAGAATCGGATTAGCAGGCCAGAAGAAATGGAAGATCTTTTGGCATGTTATCTGACTTTGAATGCAGATGAGTATCATGATCTCATCATCAAAGTGTTCCGGCAGGTATGGTCTGACATGAGCCAAGGTGGTTTAGGTATTAAACTAAACATGCAATGGAGTTACTATGAATAAAAACCTGTGTCCAGTTGACAGACTTGAACCCAACGTATATTCGTTCTAAAAGCATATATATGTTGTTCTTGCCATGCTTTAGTTTTTCTTGGAACTCAATATTCTCTCCATGCTTCCAAATAACTATTAATAGGAGTTCTTTCTTCATTGTGCAATGTGCATGGATATGTACATAACATGCACAAAGAACTCTTGTTAGTATTTGGAAGCATGGTGCAATTGTTGACAAACAATCACAATCAAATCATGATTAATAATCTGCCAAATGTTTGGCTCAGCATTATATTCAATCCGCATTTGGTAGCATTGTTTTTGGAAGTAGGTGTTACATTAGGAACCCAAATGACAATATTAGCTAACAAGAGTTAACGCACACACTGCTATGCACATCATGTATGGCTTTTCGGGAAGAAAGAAGGGAAAGCAAGGAAAAGAGatgaaatgaaatgatatttattgttgtttttgtaaGAGCAATgagtaaaggaaaaaaatgcgAAGAGTATAAATACTAAATTTACATATAAACTTTTAGACGAGTAAATTTTTTAACCTCATATGGGGCCAAGAAAACGTGAACTGTCAGGGCTACCAAGTGGACTATTCCTCCCATTTCTTCACTTCTCCAGTctcaaccaaaaataagaagaagaaaaaaaaagatgaagaagcTTTCTTCCTCTCCCCTTTCTATGTCTACCCTTTATCTCAACATTGCATAAATTTATCTGCTTAAATAAAGTAGTATGTGCGCTCCTTTGGAGGCACTCAGTGCATCAGTGAAGCCTCTATCCATATGTCAAACAACGTTTCTTTTTCACAGTTCACCAATGCTCCCTATGTGACAATGTGTACAGTTGTAAGTGTCACCTGATAtgttgaattaatattttgagataaataaatgatacaatatgaaaaaaaaagtattacatATGACCATTATCAAAAACTACAATATATATGTAAGtaagagaaaaagggaaaacTACAATTCGAGGGGGGAAAAAAACAATGTGAAGAAATTGGGAGCTATTGGTGCCCCAATACACAATTTGGTTAAGTACAACTAGATTCTGCATCCAATTCACTTGCGGATACAAGTTACAATGCCTGAATATGGTACTTGGGATAACTGTTGAAAAGCAGAAGCAATTAAGCTTCATTTCCCTTTAATGCTATCTGCTTGAACCATGCTTCAGCAGGCTTTTTTCTCAGCAACTTGATATTTTGAGTTAAAGCTTTgatatatacataaaaatagCAGAAATGAATAGAGCTAACTCCTTGACATTCTCTCAACTTATGGCATGAGTCTATGCTAGCTAGATCCACTATTGAAGCCAACCAATTTCTGAATCATTAAAGCTTTCTGTTTAGCACTGTTTTCATGAACCCTTTTATAATTTGGATCTGGTTAATCAATGTtcttaaaatattgattaaaaaattaaaaaaagaaaatatttattaggtaaatcataaaaaaatatataaaaaaatagataacatTTTTTCGTcttccaataaaaatatttctactttGTTTAACTAATACCCTTAAAATAGTGATTAGCCTTTACCTTATAATTTATAGCCTTAGTAAATGACAAATTAAGTTAGTTTCTGAAACTGTGATTCCTTGttactctagttttttttttctcctaacaCAATCAAATCTAAACTAAATCAGTCACTGAAATATTtactttgaaaatattataatatgcaatcttagtttaaaatgattatataaagaaatattttgataataaaaaaatgttaaagcaAAAAAGATTTAAAGTAGAAATATGTATTTGTTTAGTATGCATAAGAATAAATATATGGAATGACTTATATGGTCTTTTTTCGGTAACGATAATGAGGCTCAAACCTATATTCTCATGTATACAACTCAAACTCTATACCATTAAGTTCATCCTAGTGAATTATATTTAGTCTTTAAACATGATAAACTTACTATAAATGAGTCTCTTTTTATCGAtggtttaagattttttttatcaaatagttGAGTTTGGCACATTAACTGCATACATAAAACATTAAATGATGTATACAACATTAAAGCAATCCTAGACGGATGTGAAcattaaaaagtaataataataaggacttatcaaaaagttaaaaaaaatagggaaaatttgatataaaataccATCAGAAGacataaatgaagaaaaactagaaaagtaATAATCTCTTCCATAATAATAacgtaaaatattaattatcttacTTTCAAACTACTTTCAATTTCAAAAGGCTTAAATAAAACACAActcaaaatcattaaaaaataaaaatgatcctCGTCAATAAAGGTAAAACTTTTAGCTGTAAGgtatgatttaaaatttgactAACTACCtcatataaaagaataaataatacaaaaaagatACCCTATTTGACTCTTGACTTAACATcatatttttgaaagattcgAATTTCAAAGCAATTAAAGTTTTAACAATGGATGACATGCAACATACATATGAATAAGATTAGTCGAGTTAATATGATCCATGTTTATTAGAAATACAGGCAAAATATTCTTAATAAAGTTTGGCTAACCCTCTTCTCTAGACTAACTCTTGGACTTGAGTTACAGATAAtccatatttatttaacatggTATAAAAGCTTTTACTATGGCCAAGTGGTCTAGAATTCAATATGTGTCACctttattctttaaataaataaataaaaagtttagtTTAAGCACCATGAGGCAGACCAGATTTAGGCATATAGATAAAAAGTTATCAATTTCCTAAATTAAGTTGCATGAAATACATCTAACTTAGTTTTGGAAGACTTTATACTTTGACTTATAAGTCTACCTAATAATTGATAATCATGATgatcatcaaataaaaaatcatttatattttaaatattaatatttcataattgcatgattgtttcttttatattttgttataagaataatcatataaataaatttgacaccatgatttaattcaaaatattaagattttaatttataggttTTCTCctcatttatatttaatttttttatttctcagattttatttcatacttatattttaatgattattctttttcatttttctgtttATGTTTACGTATGTGTATATTCCGTACGATATTCAACTCTCTATGTGTTAAGTTAACataaatatcaatttaattaCTATATTAAACAATCTTAATTACTACAGCAGTAGAAGATCTAATTCGTAATAAaactttgcttttttttttatatatacatgtgGTTGCTCATGGACATTTAACACTTCATAAGTTCAATTAATATGTGAGTCTAACCATTTCATTATAAAGTATTAAAATCTTAACCATTgtcaataaaggaaaaaaattgtaataaattttGCATATTCCATAACATTGTatatagggattaaatcaaacacatttttcaCTTTCACAAACAAATTGTATATTTACTTATCATAGTTACGAGCACAATGATTTGGCCATGCGATGGGTGCGATCTTCCACTTTGGTCAAAGTCTACGGTTTTGTTTTGCCTTTGACTGGGTCTCGTCCACTACCCCCATTCAGTTTCATTTTCAGTGGGTTTGTGAAAGTGAAGTGGATAACAACTTGTGACTTGTGAGCAACTTCTGCTTTTTGTATATTGTTCACAAGTTGCAAGCAAAAACATTTTACTAATGATTATTTCACtgatttgatattatttttttatacaagaagtttttttttatgtaaaagaaAGATTTAACGCTTTAATTTCACCAAGCACGGAAAGCTGCCGTTGAATTTTTAAAAGTGCAACCGagataatttgaaataaaaatttgttgtttataataattttatttgggtTAATTTATAGTACATTAATCGAATGTCAAATGTTAAATCGGCGGTTatgaaaaaataactaaaagttgatgaaattttcaattgcaatgaacttttttgtttaacttttgttttgcattttgggGCTCGAGGAACTGGAAAAAAAAtcgtaaaaaagaaaattgacgaacaaaattatttaaatgtccAATTGCTGGGCAACTGCATCTTCAAATCACTTATCATGATTTCATCACAGCCTTGGTATTTTGCTGCAGGCATTTGAAAGCGAcaagttttgtgtattttttagaatataacCCTACCCTAATAAAAACATAACACGTGAAGACAAAGGCTGAACACATTATTAAATAGATCGTTACAAAACTGCTGAAAATATGTTGGAAGTTCTTTGAACTCTGTAAGCAATGTTTAGAAAATCTCACTAAATTCATAAGATGTATCATCATCGAAttggtaaattatttttaatactatatgatatattaaataataaactgatataatcatataacaaaaaataaacaaacttttaaattaaCATAGAAAGCAAACATgtcttacaaaataaaataaaaaatcaataatgaaAGAGTAAATATCAATCTATACATTAACTTTTTCTATGTAACTATTTCTctcaaaagatttttcaaataaataaaaagatattcataaaagcaaaaacattttaaacCAATTTCTTATTGCCAAAATTTTGGCCAATTTTAAACTGGTTCGATCGATTGAATTTTCACTCCATCAGTATCATGAGTTGTCTGAACCGATAACTTAACCAATTATCTAATAGAATCAGCAAATTTAACTTGgattttaatcaatattaaaaagTGTCCTGTGATATCAATGAGATATTGGTCAGagaatttcttttaaatacaCATGCCTGCGATATGTCAAgtataaatcaaatataaattgcACGTTTTCCAGTTAATCAGCAACTTAAATTCACAAGTCTGCAACATAAattgaaatttcttttattatttctacCATACTCCTA contains the following coding sequences:
- the LOC114388106 gene encoding transcription repressor OFP5-like, with protein sequence MKDKESGGTGDTNEKQLEIPPETYNQRDMVVVKYSCEYGDFCRQPFNEESYEDKKNEDIGDDVIPSSTSSCLGVRRDAKKHGKREGTLKLKEKDNIGLGEERKLLNDGKVSKEKDEYNREKEYENLRRRFERKAKKVFQEQLLTLGREVEEVEFGSSKIVEKDVLQSESPRTICTPSTHAFSSSAVSKNSILGNIIEEIEKTERPSHKKMSSERQNLKQSEELKVKTNRQKQPHHLPPSRELKRRKQKPSSRVKIHSPRMVSKVEICKIKALEDMKKAKLKMKKEREEIVEETETSGLESFAMIKSSLDPKQDFSDSMTEMITENRISRPEEMEDLLACYLTLNADEYHDLIIKVFRQVWSDMSQGGLGIKLNMQWSYYE